The DNA sequence TGGTCGATGGTGATCCCGTGGCGCGGCATCCCGCTGAAGGACGTGATCGACCGGGCGCGCCCGCGCGCGTCGGCGAAGTTCGTGGAGTTCACGACGTTGATGGACGCGCGGCGCATGCCGGGGCAGCGTTTCCCGATCCTCGACTGGCCGTACGTCGAGGGCCTGCGGCTCGATGAGGCGCGGCATCCGCTGACGCTGCTGGCGACGGGCGTCTACGGCCGCGACCTGCCGAACCAGAACGGCGCCCCGCTGCGGCTCGTGGTGCCGTGGAAGTACGGCTTCAAGGGCATCAAGAGCATCGTGCGGATCCGCTTCACGGAGCGGCAGCCGCTGAGCTCGTGGGAGAAGTCGGCGCCGCAGGAGTATGGCTTCTACGCCAACGTGAACCCGCAGGTGGACCATCCGCGCTGGAGCCAGGCGACGGAGCGGCGCATCGGGGAGTTCCGCCGCCGGCCGACGCTGCCGTTCAACGGGTATGCAGACCAGGTGGCGTCGCTGTATTCGGGGCTGGATCTCCGCCGGAACTACTGAGTGGCGGCGGCGAAGCCACTCGGCGGCATCGAGCGCCAGCCGCGGGGCTTCGGCGTCG is a window from the Pseudogemmatithrix spongiicola genome containing:
- the msrP gene encoding protein-methionine-sulfoxide reductase catalytic subunit MsrP is translated as MPIPKLPSSELTPEAWYLDRRRFLAAAGVAGAGLLGAARIAQAATQGQQDAPQARGTPYGLQPNDTPTPWADVTGYNNFYEFGTGKEDPARNAVNFVPRPWTVKVDGLCDNPGDFQLEDFLKPSRVEDRIYRMRCVEAWSMVIPWRGIPLKDVIDRARPRASAKFVEFTTLMDARRMPGQRFPILDWPYVEGLRLDEARHPLTLLATGVYGRDLPNQNGAPLRLVVPWKYGFKGIKSIVRIRFTERQPLSSWEKSAPQEYGFYANVNPQVDHPRWSQATERRIGEFRRRPTLPFNGYADQVASLYSGLDLRRNY